A stretch of the Pirellulales bacterium genome encodes the following:
- a CDS encoding MBL fold metallo-hydrolase: protein MKLLCLGTTGYHPNDQRHTACFMLPEIGVVLDAGTGMFRVRDHLVTDQLKIFISHSHVDHVMGLTFLIDVLNDRPVSRAVVHGEADKLAAVRQHLFNELLFPVDPPCDFVPLSGPVELPEGGRLTHFPLDHPGGAVGFRLDWPGRSMAYVTDTIASPTASYVKNLRDVDLLVHECYFSDQQTALADLTGHSHITPVAEIARAAKARRLVLVHLNPLSTAKDPVGIDVARAIFPATELGYDGLELEF from the coding sequence ATGAAACTGTTGTGCCTGGGGACGACCGGTTACCATCCGAACGACCAACGGCATACCGCCTGTTTCATGCTGCCCGAGATCGGCGTGGTGCTCGACGCCGGGACCGGGATGTTCCGCGTGCGCGATCACCTGGTGACTGACCAGTTGAAGATCTTCATCAGCCACTCGCACGTCGATCATGTGATGGGTCTGACGTTCTTGATCGATGTCCTTAACGATCGGCCGGTGTCGCGTGCGGTCGTTCATGGCGAGGCCGATAAGCTGGCCGCGGTTCGTCAACACTTATTCAACGAACTGTTGTTTCCCGTTGATCCGCCATGCGATTTCGTACCACTCTCGGGGCCCGTCGAGCTGCCCGAAGGGGGACGTTTGACGCACTTTCCGCTCGATCATCCGGGCGGGGCCGTTGGATTTCGGCTCGATTGGCCGGGACGGTCCATGGCCTATGTCACTGACACAATCGCCAGTCCTACCGCGAGCTATGTCAAGAATTTGCGTGACGTCGACCTGCTCGTACATGAGTGTTATTTCTCCGACCAGCAGACGGCGCTGGCCGATCTGACGGGCCATAGCCACATAACACCCGTGGCCGAAATCGCGCGCGCGGCCAAAGCGCGTCGATTGGTGCTCGTGCATCTCAATCCCTTGAGTACCGCCAAGGACCCCGTCGGCATCGACGTCGCGCGTGCGATATTTCCCGCCACCGAGCTGGGTTACGACGGGCTCGAGCTGGAGTTCTGA
- a CDS encoding glycosyltransferase family 2 protein, with protein sequence MPKLSILIAARDEALLETSLVSVLQNRPPDCEILVVHDEGYQDPYELASEVRFIAAPAASSELERLNRGVRHCQSSLVHILRCGAEVTEGWTAAVLPHFADPRVAAVAPLVLAPGSQSVVAAGIDYRAGGLRVACHGARQANELSAEPAPVLGPALSAAFYRVNALTLLREPFCPSVGSNLADVDLALRLSRAGYRAVLEPRSQVLDAPKQSISPLTDAWLAERLYWRHARHFGTGRTLAAHATVVAAEFAGCLVRPLRVGSVLGRAAGCLERMLFGATYTIPAPEPVEPPSPVRERTDLRVDSGTTGVRPQRPRRQNAPKVA encoded by the coding sequence GTGCCCAAACTCTCGATCTTAATCGCGGCGCGCGACGAAGCGCTGTTGGAAACGAGCCTGGTCTCTGTTCTGCAGAACCGGCCGCCCGACTGCGAGATTCTCGTCGTTCATGACGAGGGATACCAAGATCCCTATGAACTGGCGAGTGAAGTCCGCTTTATCGCGGCGCCGGCCGCGAGCAGCGAGCTCGAACGGCTGAACCGCGGGGTCCGCCATTGCCAGTCCTCGTTGGTGCATATCCTGCGCTGCGGCGCAGAAGTGACCGAAGGCTGGACCGCGGCTGTACTGCCCCACTTTGCCGATCCCCGCGTGGCGGCTGTGGCGCCCCTGGTGTTGGCGCCTGGTAGCCAAAGCGTCGTGGCCGCCGGAATTGATTATCGCGCAGGCGGATTACGCGTCGCGTGCCACGGTGCGCGACAAGCCAATGAACTAAGTGCCGAGCCGGCACCAGTGCTCGGCCCGGCGCTGTCCGCGGCATTTTATCGCGTCAATGCGCTGACGCTGTTGCGAGAGCCGTTCTGTCCCTCCGTTGGAAGCAATCTGGCCGATGTCGACCTGGCATTGCGATTGTCGCGCGCCGGCTATCGCGCTGTGCTCGAACCGCGGTCGCAGGTGCTCGACGCGCCGAAGCAATCGATCAGCCCACTGACGGATGCCTGGTTGGCCGAAAGGTTGTACTGGCGGCACGCCAGGCACTTTGGAACCGGGCGCACTCTCGCCGCGCATGCCACGGTCGTGGCAGCAGAGTTCGCGGGTTGCCTCGTCCGACCCCTGCGCGTGGGCAGCGTGTTAGGACGAGCCGCGGGCTGTTTAGAGCGAATGCTCTTCGGCGCTACGTATACGATACCTGCGCCCGAGCCAGTCGAGCCGCCATCGCCGGTCCGCGAACGAACCGATTTGCGAGTCGACAGTGGCACGACGGGGGTACGCCCCCAGCGACCTCGCCGGCAAAATGCCCCGAAGGTCGCCTAG
- a CDS encoding transglutaminase family protein: MNYQISHITTYEYNETVATCQNVVHLAPRAVLRQTCHQHRLLVRPTPTLINRRTDYFGNPVSYFSISEGHRKLSITSMCRVDVRPSPLTMTTESIAWEMVRDALPADRGAHSVNNYQFCFDSPHIAGSNELAAYAASTFGPGRPILEGVIELTARIHKDFTYDTQATTVHTPLAEVFAHRRGVCQDLAHVQIGCLRSLGLAARYVSGYLRTLPPPGRPRLVGADASHAWVAVFCGPLGWIDVDPTNNALVDTHHVTISWGRDYSDVCPINGVFVGGGAHVMTVSADVEPLDDDLAGTTASMSLTAQNDKREKK, translated from the coding sequence ATGAACTACCAGATCAGCCACATCACGACCTACGAGTACAACGAGACGGTGGCAACGTGCCAGAACGTCGTACATCTGGCACCGCGTGCGGTGCTGCGGCAAACCTGCCACCAGCACCGGTTGCTAGTCCGCCCGACGCCGACATTGATCAATCGGCGAACCGACTATTTCGGCAATCCCGTCTCCTACTTCTCTATCAGCGAAGGGCACCGCAAGCTGAGCATCACGTCGATGTGCCGAGTCGACGTGCGCCCGTCGCCGCTGACAATGACGACGGAATCCATCGCCTGGGAAATGGTGCGCGATGCGCTCCCTGCCGATCGAGGGGCGCATTCGGTCAATAACTACCAGTTCTGCTTCGATTCTCCGCACATCGCAGGTAGTAACGAACTAGCGGCCTACGCTGCCTCGACGTTTGGGCCCGGGCGACCGATTCTGGAAGGCGTGATCGAGCTGACGGCGCGGATTCACAAGGATTTCACCTACGACACGCAGGCCACGACCGTGCATACGCCGTTGGCCGAAGTGTTCGCTCATCGGCGTGGCGTTTGTCAGGACCTGGCGCATGTGCAGATCGGCTGTTTACGATCGCTGGGACTCGCCGCACGTTACGTCAGCGGCTACTTGCGGACGTTGCCGCCGCCGGGCCGGCCGCGATTGGTTGGCGCCGATGCCTCGCACGCTTGGGTGGCCGTGTTCTGTGGCCCGCTGGGCTGGATCGACGTCGACCCGACCAACAATGCCTTGGTCGACACGCACCATGTCACAATTTCCTGGGGACGCGACTACTCCGATGTCTGCCCCATCAACGGTGTCTTCGTGGGCGGCGGAGCGCACGTGATGACGGTGTCGGCCGATGTCGAACCACTCGACGATGATCTCGCGGGCACGACTGCTAGCATGTCATTGACAGCACAAAATGACAAACGCGAGAAGAAGTGA